From Pan paniscus chromosome 9, NHGRI_mPanPan1-v2.0_pri, whole genome shotgun sequence, the proteins below share one genomic window:
- the LOC117974915 gene encoding putative tripartite motif-containing protein 49B isoform X2 — translation MNSGILQIFQRELICPICMNSFIDPVTVDCGHSFCRPCFYLNWKDSPFLVQCSECTKSTGQINLKTNIHFKKMASLARKVSLWLFLSSEEQMCGTHRETKKMFCEVDRSLLCLLCSSSQEHRDHRHCPIESAAEEHREKLLQKMQSLWEKACENHRNLNVETTRTRCWKAFGDILHRSESVLLHMPQPLNPELSAGPITGLRDRLNQFRVHITLYHEEANSDIFLYEILKSMCIGCDHQDVPYFTATPGSFLAWGAQTFTSGKYYWEVHVGDSWNWAFGVCNMYWKEKNQNEKIDGEEGLFLLGCVKNDIQRSLFTTSPLMLQYIPRPTSRVGLFLDCEAKTVSFVDVNQSSLIYTIPNCSFSPPLRPIFCCIHF, via the exons ATGAATTCTGGAATCTTACAGATCTTTCAGAGGGAACTCATCTGCCCCATCTGCATGAACTCCTTCATAGACCCGGTCACCGTAGACTGTGGGCACAGCTTTTGCAGGCCTTGTTTCTACCTCAACTGGAAAGACAGCCCATTTCTTGTCCAGTGCTCTGAATGCACAAAGTCAACAGGGCAGATAAACCTCAAAACCAACATTCATTTCAAGAAGATGGCTTCTCTTGCTAGAAAAGTCAGTCTCTGGCTATTCCTGAGCTCTGAGGAGCAAATGTGTGGCACTCACAGGGAGACAAAGAAGATGTTCTGTGAAGTGGACAGGAGCCTGCTCTGTTTGCTGTGCTCCAGCTCTCAGGAGCACCGGGATCACAGACACTGTCCCATTGAGTCGGCTGCTGAGGAACACCGG GAGAAGCTTTTACAGAAAATGCAGTCTTTGTGGGAAAAAGCTTGTGAAAATCACAGAAACCTGAATGTGGAAACCACCAGAACCAGATGCTGGAAG gcttttGGAGACATATTACACAG GAGTGAGTCCGTGCTGCTGCACATGCCCCAGCCTCTGAATCCAGAGCTCAGTGCAGGGCCCATCACTGGACTGAGGGACAGGCTCAACCAATTCCGAG tgCATATTACTCTGTATCATGAAGAAGCCAACAGTGATATCTTTCTATATGAAATTTTGAAAAGCATGTGTATTGGATGTGACCATCAAGATGTACCCTATTTCACTGCAACACCTGGAAGTTTTCTTGCGTGGGGTGCTCAGACTTTCACCTCGGGCAAATATTACTGGGAGGTCCATGTAGGGGACTCCTGGAATTGGGCTTTTGGTGTCTGTAATATGTATTGGAAAGAGAAGAATCAGAATGAGAAGATAGATGGAGAGGAGGGACTCTTTCTTCTTGGGTGTGTTAAGAATGACATTCAACGCAGTCTCTTTACCACCTCCCCACTTATGCTGCAATATATCCCAAGACCTACCAGCCGAGTAGGATTATTCCTGGATTGTGAGGCTAAGACTGTGAGCTTTGTTGATGTTAATCAAAGCTCCCTAATATACACCATCCCTAATTGCTCTTTCTCACCTCCTCTCAGGCCTATCTTTTGCTGTATTCACTTCTGA
- the LOC117974915 gene encoding putative tripartite motif-containing protein 49B isoform X1 encodes MNSGILQIFQRELICPICMNSFIDPVTVDCGHSFCRPCFYLNWKDSPFLVQCSECTKSTGQINLKTNIHFKKMASLARKVSLWLFLSSEEQMCGTHRETKKMFCEVDRSLLCLLCSSSQEHRDHRHCPIESAAEEHREKLLQKMQSLWEKACENHRNLNVETTRTRCWKDYVNLRLEAIRAEYQKMPAFHHEEEKHNLEMLKKKGKDIFHRLHLSKAKMAHRMEILRGMYEELNEMCHKPDVELLQAFGDILHRSESVLLHMPQPLNPELSAGPITGLRDRLNQFRVHITLYHEEANSDIFLYEILKSMCIGCDHQDVPYFTATPGSFLAWGAQTFTSGKYYWEVHVGDSWNWAFGVCNMYWKEKNQNEKIDGEEGLFLLGCVKNDIQRSLFTTSPLMLQYIPRPTSRVGLFLDCEAKTVSFVDVNQSSLIYTIPNCSFSPPLRPIFCCIHF; translated from the exons ATGAATTCTGGAATCTTACAGATCTTTCAGAGGGAACTCATCTGCCCCATCTGCATGAACTCCTTCATAGACCCGGTCACCGTAGACTGTGGGCACAGCTTTTGCAGGCCTTGTTTCTACCTCAACTGGAAAGACAGCCCATTTCTTGTCCAGTGCTCTGAATGCACAAAGTCAACAGGGCAGATAAACCTCAAAACCAACATTCATTTCAAGAAGATGGCTTCTCTTGCTAGAAAAGTCAGTCTCTGGCTATTCCTGAGCTCTGAGGAGCAAATGTGTGGCACTCACAGGGAGACAAAGAAGATGTTCTGTGAAGTGGACAGGAGCCTGCTCTGTTTGCTGTGCTCCAGCTCTCAGGAGCACCGGGATCACAGACACTGTCCCATTGAGTCGGCTGCTGAGGAACACCGG GAGAAGCTTTTACAGAAAATGCAGTCTTTGTGGGAAAAAGCTTGTGAAAATCACAGAAACCTGAATGTGGAAACCACCAGAACCAGATGCTGGAAG GATTATGTGAATTTAAGGCTAGAAGCAATTAGAGCTGAGTATCAGAAGATGCCTGCATTTCaccatgaagaagaaaaacataatttggaGATGCtgaaaaagaaggggaaagatATTTTTCATCGACTTCATCTAAGTAAAGCCAAAATGGCTCATAGGATGGAGATTTTAAGAGGAATGTATGAGGAGCTGAACGAAATGTGCCATAAACCAGATGTGGAGCTACTTCAG gcttttGGAGACATATTACACAG GAGTGAGTCCGTGCTGCTGCACATGCCCCAGCCTCTGAATCCAGAGCTCAGTGCAGGGCCCATCACTGGACTGAGGGACAGGCTCAACCAATTCCGAG tgCATATTACTCTGTATCATGAAGAAGCCAACAGTGATATCTTTCTATATGAAATTTTGAAAAGCATGTGTATTGGATGTGACCATCAAGATGTACCCTATTTCACTGCAACACCTGGAAGTTTTCTTGCGTGGGGTGCTCAGACTTTCACCTCGGGCAAATATTACTGGGAGGTCCATGTAGGGGACTCCTGGAATTGGGCTTTTGGTGTCTGTAATATGTATTGGAAAGAGAAGAATCAGAATGAGAAGATAGATGGAGAGGAGGGACTCTTTCTTCTTGGGTGTGTTAAGAATGACATTCAACGCAGTCTCTTTACCACCTCCCCACTTATGCTGCAATATATCCCAAGACCTACCAGCCGAGTAGGATTATTCCTGGATTGTGAGGCTAAGACTGTGAGCTTTGTTGATGTTAATCAAAGCTCCCTAATATACACCATCCCTAATTGCTCTTTCTCACCTCCTCTCAGGCCTATCTTTTGCTGTATTCACTTCTGA